In one window of Pseudorasbora parva isolate DD20220531a chromosome 7, ASM2467924v1, whole genome shotgun sequence DNA:
- the zmp:0000000881 gene encoding calcium-dependent protein kinase 2, which yields MAYSTQTLAGGCFGKIYKEKFGDAWAAVKRVPLDLISRQQLERECKVYHNARHTNVVKLLDDPWLKDSKWNIPLEFIFGEDLETTIFKVQRSKIQLTPTVRATIITGMCEGLLYLHSKDIVHQDLKPDNIMVEHQTHRAVIIDLGLAKFFKNGLSSAVNLGNEAYSAPEILLMSGVRDKRSDVWAMGKIIAELCARVRLPTQSVSAFKIRETLKDQPFCNAVSKMVEVNPNNRATMAGVIADVRRAGSVHQTDIRPRDIQRDIPRDIQRDVPHGIEIRANLKLHPPAAYVPKMEGRKSPVLCYLQDPSPQREMGKALVPGKGQALNHQLSLMSFPCPLPETGKVTQERYNEEKGALEYKEIVTRGGKIIKYEKVQITKDS from the exons ATGGCGTACTCCACACAAACTCTCGCTGGAGGCTGCTTTGGGAAAATATACAAGGAGAAGTTTGGAGACGCATGGGCTGCTGTGAAGAGAGTTCCTCTTGACCTCATCAGCAGACAACAGCTGGAGAGAGAATGCAAAGTCTATCA TAATGCTCGGCATACAAATGTGGTGAAGCTTCTCGATGATCCTTGGCTGAAAGACTCAAAGTGGAACATTCCTTTGGAGTTCATCTTTGGGGAAGATCTTGAGACGACCATCTTCAAAGTTCAGCGTTCTAAAATACAG CTGACGCCAACAGTGAGAGCCACAATCATCACTGGTATGTGTGAGGGTTTGCTTTATCTGCACAGTAAAGACATCGTCCACCAAGACCTCAAACCTGACAACATCATG GTGGAGCATCAAACTCATCGTGCTGTGATAATTGATTTGGGACTGGctaaattctttaaaaacgGACTCAGCTCTGCCGTAAACTTGGGAAATGAAGCGTACTCGGCTCCAGAGATCCTGCTGATGAGTGGAGTTAGGGACAAGCGATCAGACGTTTGGGCCATGGGTAAAATCATAGCTGAACTCTGCGCCAGGGTCAGGTTACCCACCCAATCTGTGTCTGCCTTCAAGATTCGTGAAACCCTCAAAGACCAGCCATTCTGTAATGCTGTGTCCAAGATGGTGGAAGTCAATCCCAATAACAGAGCTACTATGGCTGGAGTCATCGCTGACGTTAGGAGAGCTGGTTCAGTTCACCAGACAGACATCAGACCGAGAGACATCCAAAGAGACATTCCAAGAGACATCCAAAGAGATGTTCCACATGGAATTGAAATCAGGGCAAATCTAAAATTACATCCACCAGCAGCTTATGTTCCTAAGATGGAGGGAAGAAAATCTCCTGTCTTGTGTTATCTACAGGATCCATCTCCACAGAGAGAGATGGGAAAGGCATTAGTTCCAGGTAAAGGTCAGGCCTTAAACCATCAGCTGTCTCTGATGTCATTTCCTTGCCCTCTCCCAGAAACCGGAAAAGTGACTCAGGAACGCTACAACGAGGAGAAAGGAGCTTTAGAATATAAAGAGATTGTCACAAGGGGAgggaaaataattaaatatgagAAAGTGCAAATAACCAAAGATTCTTAA